A window of Streptomyces sp. N50 contains these coding sequences:
- a CDS encoding helix-turn-helix transcriptional regulator: MTIFPPDPDFDALRLELARLRAARGWTYDELAARSGLARRTLIEIEQGRTIGTLNTWHALAHALSTPLDELFGALCRGHEPPRRTDG, encoded by the coding sequence GTGACGATCTTCCCGCCCGATCCGGACTTCGACGCTCTGCGTCTGGAGCTCGCCCGGCTGCGCGCGGCGCGGGGATGGACGTACGACGAGTTGGCCGCCCGGAGTGGCCTGGCCAGACGGACCCTTATCGAGATCGAGCAAGGTCGCACGATCGGCACCCTCAACACCTGGCACGCCCTCGCTCACGCGCTCAGCACACCTCTCGACGAACTCTTCGGTGCCCTCTGTCGTGGCCATGAACCACCCCGACGGACGGACGGCTGA